Below is a genomic region from Streptomyces ferrugineus.
AGCGCCGTCGGAGGAGGAGAGCTCACGGAGAGCAAGATCACGACGGAGACACCGAGGCTGGCAACGCAAGACGCCAGGACCTTCCCCGAACTAGCCCTCGCCGGTGGCCTTATTCGATTGCCCTGAGATGCTCTTACCATCCATCGCAGAGCCAGGAGGAACGTGGCGATACCCGCTGCCAGCCCGGTTCCGACGAAAAAGCTGTGCTGATGGCTGACGCCAGTCAGATCGGAGAGCAGGACGGCAAAGGCACCGATACAGCCGACCCCCATCGCCAGAACGCTGATCTTCAACAGGATTCTCTGACGTGGCATGTGACAATCCTCGCGATGGGGCTGGTGGACCTCTGTGCTTCAGGACATCAGGATGCCGCCTGCGTACGCAGGCACTCCGAAGAGCACTGCTCCTCCGAAGCATGCCTGACCGATCTCCAGTGGCGACCCGCCGGCATCCCAGGCGGAATAGGCACCCCCTGCACATCCGCCCACAGCTGCTCCAACGGTGGCGGCGACCAGCGCCGACCCGCCTGAGACGAAAATCGCAGTACCGACAGCAAAGGCGGCAGCGGAGCCCACCGCCATGGATCCGAAGATTCCCCCCAGGTCGATGAGGCCAGATGGGTCGATTCGGTTGGCCGGATCACCGGAGGCGTACAGGTACGGATTCGTGGACAGGCCGGAGGGGTCGGGCTGGGTGAACCTGCCGATCTGAGGGTCGTAGTAGCGGGCGTTGAAGTGGTACAGGCCGGTGGGGTCCTGGTATCCGCCGGTGAACCGGTGGGGCTGGGGGACCTGTTCGGTGGCGTCGGTGATGCCGTTGGGGCTGTAGTAGTACCAGTTGACCTTTTCACCCTGGGAGTTCGCCACGGCCTCGACCGTGCCGAGGGCGTCGGTGAGGTAGTAGTGCGTCTCGTCCTTGGTGCGGAAGGAGTGGAGGTTTCCGGACGGCTCGCGGGTAAAGTTCATGTCCACTCCGGCCTTGGTCTGGGCGGAGAGGCCGACCGGGCCGTGGTGGTAGGTGGTGTCGCCAAACGGTGAGGACGGCGACGGCGAGTGTGACGACGGCGAGTAACGAAAGACGTGGTGTGGCCTTCATGAAGAGCAGTCCTCCGGCCTGGGGGGATTGGGGGGCAGCGCCTGGGACTGGGCCGGCCGCTGCGCTGTTCCGGATGGGGAGGGGCAGGGGGAGAGGACCGCCACGGGGGACGGCACGTTCATCGGCGCAGTCGGTGTGCGACCGTTGCTCCGCAGCCGCCCCCCTCTCCGAACCGGCCTATCTCACCGTGATGTTGGAGCTCCCGCTGCTCTGGTATCCCTCGGTGGCGAGGATCATGTAGTACTTGAAGCTCCCCAGGGGCATTCCCGCGCGGGCCCAGGCGTCGAAGTGGTTGCCGGTG
It encodes:
- a CDS encoding RHS repeat-associated core domain-containing protein; translation: MNFTREPSGNLHSFRTKDETHYYLTDALGTVEAVANSQGEKVNWYYYSPNGITDATEQVPQPHRFTGGYQDPTGLYHFNARYYDPQIGRFTQPDPSGLSTNPYLYASGDPANRIDPSGLIDLGGIFGSMAVGSAAAFAVGTAIFVSGGSALVAATVGAAVGGCAGGAYSAWDAGGSPLEIGQACFGGAVLFGVPAYAGGILMS